A genomic segment from Nicotiana tabacum cultivar K326 chromosome 9, ASM71507v2, whole genome shotgun sequence encodes:
- the LOC107763032 gene encoding early nodulin-like protein 18 has protein sequence MGESFNSKLQWFLLLLFFFISFSRSADAYKNYTVGDSLGWFDNLQKPTVNYGKWVAGKNFSLGDFLIFNTDNNHSVIQTYNFTTYKSCDYDNALNNDTIQWSSTDPSSTSVYPVSIAVPLLKIGTTYFFSGDYDGEQCQNGQNFKINVTRGQGLARSLRNPSDDDSEAPMSPISGDDESVPDTIVPASFDHPHEVSDDSPEPSNSVSLSTFSKFFGTQLNRIFVVVGLAFSIC, from the exons ATGGGAGAGAGTTTTAACAGTAAACTTCAATGGTTTCTTCTTCtactttttttcttcatttcctttTCAAGATCAGCTGATGCTTACAAGAATTACACAGTAGGTGATTCTTTGGGTTGGTTTGATAATCTTCAAAAGCCTACTGTTAATTATGGAAAATGGGTTGCTGGCAAAAACTTTAGCCTTGGTGATTTTCTCA TTTTCAACACGGACAATAACCATTCAGTCATTCAAACTTACAACTTTACCACATACAAAAGTTGTGATTACGACAATGCCCTAAACAACGATACTATACAATGGTCATCAACAGATCCATCATCAACTTCAGTTTATCCGGTTTCAATTGCCGTGCCACTTCTAAAAATTGGAACTACTTATTTTTTCTCTGGCGATTACGACGGCGAACAATGCCAAAACGGTCagaattttaaaataaacgtGACACGTGGTCAAGGATTAGCTCGGAGCCTCAGAAATCCGTCTGACGACGATTCAGAGGCTCCGATGAGTCCGATTTCCGGTGACGATGAATCGGTACCAGATACAATAGTTCCTGCTTCTTTTGATCATCCACATGAAGTGAGTGATGATAGTCCTGAACCTTCAAATTCTGTTTCACTCTCAACATTTTCTAAGTTTTTTGGTACACAATTAAATCGGATTTTTGTTGTAGTTGGTTTAGCTTTTAGTATTTGTTGA